From one Streptomyces sp. N50 genomic stretch:
- a CDS encoding glutathione S-transferase C-terminal domain-containing protein, whose amino-acid sequence MSSTPLAAIPSPRSAPTFRGRIGRDARSGHYAVPRRYRVHLSTACADGLRIAVTHSLLGLDESCPAVFLSAVPDCPSGGHSALRPLYEASAHRYSGPAAAPVLSDDWSGRIVSTHAPDITRDLARHFGEGGPQLYPCGAESEIEAVERLCADGIEDAAQRAGAAGVEQEERDEAVARLLETLGSLDRWLDGREHMIRDELTAADVELWVSLVQLDTVHRNHLDAAAVQRIADHPHLWAYARRLAAHPAFGTHLDLDGIARRHHAHCRGLEAAGAAVQILDWAAHAADETGACRS is encoded by the coding sequence ATGTCCAGCACGCCTCTCGCCGCCATCCCCTCGCCCCGGTCCGCCCCCACGTTCCGGGGCCGGATCGGACGCGACGCGCGCAGCGGGCACTACGCCGTGCCGCGCCGCTACCGCGTCCATCTGTCCACCGCCTGCGCCGACGGCCTCCGCATCGCCGTCACCCACAGCCTGCTCGGCCTCGACGAGAGCTGTCCGGCCGTGTTCCTGTCCGCCGTACCCGACTGTCCGAGTGGTGGACACTCCGCGCTGCGTCCGCTCTACGAGGCGAGCGCGCACCGCTACTCGGGACCGGCCGCCGCGCCGGTGCTCAGCGACGACTGGTCCGGCCGGATCGTCAGCACGCATGCCCCCGACATCACGCGCGACCTCGCCCGGCACTTCGGCGAGGGCGGACCCCAGCTGTACCCGTGCGGCGCCGAGTCGGAGATCGAGGCCGTCGAGCGGCTGTGCGCGGACGGCATCGAGGACGCCGCGCAGCGCGCCGGCGCGGCCGGTGTCGAGCAGGAGGAGCGCGACGAGGCGGTCGCCCGGCTGCTGGAGACGCTGGGTTCGCTGGACCGGTGGCTGGACGGCCGCGAGCACATGATCCGCGACGAACTCACCGCCGCGGACGTCGAGTTGTGGGTGTCCCTGGTCCAACTCGACACCGTGCACCGCAACCACCTGGACGCCGCCGCGGTCCAGCGCATCGCCGACCACCCCCACCTGTGGGCCTACGCCCGCCGCCTCGCCGCCCACCCGGCCTTCGGCACCCACCTCGACCTCGACGGCATCGCCCGCCGCCACCACGCCCACTGCCGGGGCCTGGAGGCCGCCGGCGCGGCTGTCCAGATCCTGGACTGGGCGGCCCACGCGGCGGACGAAACGGGAGCTTGCCGCAGCTGA
- a CDS encoding amino acid ABC transporter ATP-binding protein, with protein sequence MTTNTIEPLADITPAAVEVHDVHKWYGAHRVLDGVDLTVRPGEVTVILGPSGSGKSTLLRVINHLEKPEIGYVSVNGELIGVRQQGGRLKELSERAILAQRGRIGFVFQNFNLFPHLTVLDNVAAAPVATGRLGKPEALELARELLGRVGLAEKTGAYPRQLSGGQQQRVAIARALALRPGVILFDEPTSALDPELVGEVLAVIKDLATSGTTLVIVTHEIGFAREVADRVVFIDGGKIVEQGPPHEVLDKPQHERTRDFLSKVL encoded by the coding sequence ATGACCACGAACACGATCGAACCGCTGGCGGACATCACACCCGCCGCCGTAGAGGTGCACGACGTGCACAAGTGGTACGGCGCGCACCGGGTGTTGGACGGCGTCGACCTGACCGTGCGGCCCGGCGAGGTCACCGTGATCCTCGGCCCGTCCGGCTCCGGGAAGTCCACGCTGCTGCGGGTCATCAACCACCTGGAGAAGCCCGAGATCGGCTACGTCAGCGTCAACGGCGAGCTGATCGGGGTGCGGCAACAGGGCGGCAGGCTCAAGGAGTTGAGCGAGCGGGCCATCCTCGCGCAGCGCGGCCGGATCGGGTTCGTCTTCCAGAACTTCAACCTCTTCCCGCACCTGACCGTGCTGGACAACGTGGCCGCCGCGCCCGTCGCCACCGGCAGGCTCGGCAAGCCCGAAGCCCTGGAACTGGCCCGGGAGTTGCTCGGCCGCGTCGGTCTCGCCGAGAAGACCGGCGCCTACCCGAGGCAGCTCTCCGGCGGCCAGCAGCAGCGCGTGGCCATCGCGCGAGCCCTCGCCCTGCGCCCCGGCGTCATCCTCTTCGACGAGCCGACCTCCGCCCTCGACCCCGAACTCGTCGGCGAAGTCCTCGCCGTCATCAAGGACTTGGCGACGAGCGGCACCACCCTCGTCATCGTCACCCACGAGATCGGCTTCGCCCGCGAGGTCGCCGACCGGGTCGTCTTCATCGACGGCGGAAAGATCGTCGAGCAGGGACCGCCCCACGAGGTCCTCGACAAACCACAGCACGAACGGACCAGGGACTTCCTCAGCAAGGTCCTCTGA
- a CDS encoding alginate lyase family protein yields MLASGAGGLLVPGTARAAENQTGAFTHPGLLHTADDLARMKAAVAAKQSPVYDGYLALAAHARSAASYAVQNTGQITTWGRGPANYQNQAVADSAAAYQNALIWSVTGDTAHADKARDILNAWSTSLTAITGADGPLGAGLQAFKFVNAAELLRHTGYDGWSAADVARCEESFLRVWYPALSCYMLYANGNWDLTSLQSLLAIGVFCEEPTLFYDALRFAAAGAGNGGVLHRIVTDAGQGQESGRDQGHEQLAVGLLADAAQVAWNQGVDLWGFDDNRILANVEYAARYNLGGDVPFVPDLDRTGKYIKLTVSPTSRGTLPPIYEMAYAHYAGVRGLDTPYTKAAVFRGTGGTRVIEGSNDDLPSWGTFAYAGATTPSPTVPSPPAGVTATGNDRSVTVSWLPSTWADSYTVLRATEVDGRYEKIASGVRQPTYTDRNVHTGRTYNYTVAASNPLGTSGSSAWAAASAGLPGPWATRDIGDVKIPGSAAFDGERFVLEAGGTADTYRLVHLPLRGDGTITARIVWPLSSQYSKIGVTVRASLDPDAAHASMLIQGLPLHTWSGVWTVRPSAGAEISATGSTPVPPSQQQAITVNAAFPISSLGTLPESATPLEAPYVEGAGDGYRLRAPYWVRVTRKGVRCTGAISPDGVHWTEVGSTEVELGRTAYAGLALTSCLGVDEDYAETGTGAFDNVSVTSSSGTVWRVPRPSRTATDLRARTGTDAVELAWTDSDLSAEYTVLRATRTGGPYETLATRVGPVGFGTRIRYTDATGAPGTTYHYTVAKTNAGGRGPRSTPAQAAMPTPTQPRLTSATAVFTNQGAAFQHLLRASHEPVRFTAVGLPAGLRIDRRTGLIAGIPTETGEFTVGTTASNASGTATGPLALTVGTAPPAPWTYGDLGDTVLDDRAFGTLGVVAITTPGSTSYDGGTFTVRGAGVDLNANGQGMTGQFVRRTVSGDCEIVARIVSRSGVTTDRVGLLMAKSLSPFDQAAGAIVTGGTSAQLMLRKTVAGASAFTGGAAVTLPTLLRLKRVGTAFSAALSTDDGVTWTPLADGEIPGFGDAPYHVGLVVCSRSQLVRCTAEFDEVSITPT; encoded by the coding sequence CTGTTGGCATCGGGTGCGGGCGGACTGCTCGTGCCCGGCACCGCACGGGCCGCCGAGAACCAGACCGGGGCCTTCACCCACCCTGGTCTTCTGCACACCGCCGACGACCTCGCCCGCATGAAGGCTGCCGTCGCCGCCAAGCAATCCCCGGTCTACGACGGCTACTTGGCGCTCGCGGCGCACGCCCGCTCCGCCGCGTCGTACGCCGTGCAGAACACCGGCCAGATCACCACCTGGGGCCGCGGCCCCGCCAACTACCAGAACCAGGCCGTCGCCGACTCGGCCGCCGCCTACCAGAACGCCCTGATCTGGTCCGTCACCGGCGACACCGCACACGCCGACAAGGCCCGCGACATCCTCAACGCCTGGTCCACTTCCCTCACCGCCATCACCGGAGCCGACGGCCCCCTCGGCGCGGGCCTCCAGGCCTTCAAGTTCGTCAACGCCGCCGAACTGCTGCGCCACACCGGCTACGACGGCTGGAGCGCCGCCGACGTCGCGCGCTGCGAGGAGTCCTTCCTCCGCGTCTGGTACCCGGCCCTCTCCTGCTACATGCTCTACGCCAACGGCAACTGGGACCTGACGTCCCTTCAATCCCTGCTGGCCATAGGCGTGTTCTGCGAGGAACCCACCCTCTTCTACGACGCGCTCCGCTTCGCCGCGGCCGGTGCCGGCAACGGCGGCGTCCTCCACCGCATCGTCACCGACGCCGGCCAGGGCCAGGAGTCCGGCCGCGACCAGGGCCACGAACAGCTCGCGGTCGGCCTGTTGGCGGACGCGGCACAGGTCGCCTGGAACCAGGGCGTCGACCTCTGGGGCTTCGACGACAACCGCATCCTCGCCAACGTCGAGTACGCCGCCCGCTACAACCTCGGCGGCGACGTCCCCTTCGTCCCCGACCTCGACCGCACCGGCAAGTACATCAAGCTGACCGTCTCGCCCACGTCACGCGGCACCCTGCCGCCCATCTACGAGATGGCGTACGCCCATTACGCCGGTGTGCGCGGCCTGGACACCCCGTACACGAAGGCCGCCGTCTTCCGCGGCACCGGCGGAACCCGCGTCATCGAGGGCAGCAACGACGACCTCCCGAGCTGGGGCACCTTCGCCTACGCCGGTGCTACGACGCCCTCGCCGACCGTTCCTTCACCACCGGCCGGTGTCACGGCAACCGGCAACGACCGTTCCGTGACGGTGAGTTGGCTGCCGTCGACGTGGGCCGACTCCTACACGGTCCTCCGGGCGACCGAGGTGGACGGCCGGTACGAGAAGATCGCGTCCGGGGTGAGGCAGCCGACGTACACGGACCGGAACGTGCACACCGGCCGGACGTACAACTACACGGTCGCCGCCTCCAACCCCCTGGGGACGAGCGGCAGTTCAGCTTGGGCCGCGGCCTCCGCCGGTCTCCCCGGGCCCTGGGCGACCCGCGACATCGGTGACGTGAAGATCCCCGGTTCCGCCGCCTTCGACGGCGAGCGCTTCGTCCTGGAGGCCGGCGGAACCGCCGACACCTACCGCCTCGTCCACCTTCCGCTGCGTGGCGACGGCACCATCACCGCGCGGATCGTGTGGCCGCTCAGCTCGCAGTACTCCAAGATCGGCGTCACCGTCCGGGCCTCCCTCGACCCGGACGCGGCGCACGCCTCGATGCTGATCCAGGGGCTGCCGCTGCACACGTGGAGCGGGGTGTGGACGGTACGGCCCTCGGCCGGCGCGGAGATCTCCGCGACCGGCAGCACCCCCGTACCGCCCTCCCAGCAGCAGGCGATCACGGTGAACGCCGCCTTCCCGATCTCAAGCCTCGGCACGCTGCCCGAGTCGGCGACGCCCCTGGAGGCGCCGTACGTCGAGGGCGCGGGCGACGGCTACCGGCTCCGGGCGCCCTACTGGGTCCGCGTGACCCGCAAGGGCGTGCGCTGCACCGGCGCCATCTCCCCGGACGGCGTCCACTGGACCGAAGTCGGCTCCACCGAGGTCGAGTTGGGCCGCACCGCGTACGCCGGGCTCGCCCTCACCTCCTGCCTCGGTGTCGACGAGGACTACGCCGAGACCGGCACCGGCGCCTTCGACAACGTCAGCGTGACCTCCTCGTCCGGCACGGTCTGGCGCGTACCCCGTCCGTCCCGTACCGCCACCGACCTAAGGGCCCGAACCGGCACCGACGCCGTCGAGTTGGCCTGGACCGACTCGGACCTCTCCGCTGAGTACACCGTGCTGCGGGCCACCCGCACGGGCGGACCGTACGAGACTCTCGCCACCCGCGTGGGCCCGGTCGGCTTCGGCACCCGCATCCGGTACACCGACGCGACGGGGGCGCCAGGAACGACGTACCACTACACGGTCGCGAAGACCAACGCCGGTGGACGCGGGCCGCGTTCGACACCGGCGCAAGCCGCGATGCCGACCCCGACGCAACCCCGACTCACCTCGGCCACTGCCGTGTTCACGAACCAGGGCGCCGCCTTCCAGCATCTGCTGCGCGCCTCACACGAGCCCGTGCGGTTCACCGCGGTCGGCCTGCCCGCCGGTCTCCGCATCGACCGCCGTACGGGCCTGATCGCCGGAATCCCCACGGAGACCGGCGAGTTCACGGTCGGGACCACCGCGAGCAACGCCTCCGGAACTGCGACCGGCCCCCTCGCCCTCACGGTCGGCACCGCGCCGCCCGCGCCGTGGACGTACGGCGATCTCGGCGACACCGTGCTCGACGACCGCGCCTTCGGGACGCTGGGCGTGGTGGCGATCACGACGCCCGGGAGCACGTCGTACGACGGCGGCACTTTCACCGTGCGGGGCGCGGGCGTCGACCTGAACGCCAACGGCCAGGGAATGACAGGGCAGTTCGTACGGCGGACCGTCAGCGGTGACTGCGAGATCGTCGCCCGGATCGTCTCCCGTAGTGGGGTGACCACCGACCGGGTCGGGCTGCTGATGGCGAAGTCGCTGTCGCCGTTCGACCAGGCCGCCGGGGCGATCGTCACCGGCGGGACCAGTGCCCAGCTCATGCTCCGCAAGACCGTGGCCGGTGCCTCGGCCTTCACCGGCGGAGCCGCTGTCACCCTCCCGACCCTGCTGCGGCTGAAGCGCGTCGGGACCGCCTTCAGCGCGGCGCTGTCCACCGATGACGGTGTCACCTGGACCCCCCTCGCCGACGGAGAGATCCCCGGCTTCGGTGACGCCCCCTACCACGTCGGGCTGGTGGTCTGCTCGCGCAGCCAACTGGTCCGCTGCACCGCCGAGTTCGACGAGGTGAGCATCACGCCCACCTGA
- a CDS encoding amino acid ABC transporter permease: MTEPPGTTVSLADAPSVDAPSKPLTAQRVQPLRRPGRWIVTLVVLVLVAQFVHGLATNPFYQWGRFGYWFLRPTILDGLVITLEVAALSAVLGLLGGILLALARLSKSPVLRATSWTYVWALRSIPLIVVLIFLYNFSALYQTLSIGVPFGPAFFSFDESKLATDMAVAVVGLSLNEAAYAAEVVRGGILSVDQGQHEAASALGLPKGYQFRRIVFPQALRSITPNYVNQLIGLIKSTSLVFYVSLLDLFGSAQTMGSTYPGDIVPLLLVVTVWYLILTSVVSVIQFYVERHYARGATRSLPPTPIQKLRTGVTDLRARIRREAAV; the protein is encoded by the coding sequence ATGACTGAACCCCCGGGCACCACCGTGTCCCTGGCCGACGCCCCGTCCGTCGACGCCCCGTCAAAACCCCTGACAGCACAGCGAGTTCAGCCGCTGCGCCGGCCCGGCCGGTGGATCGTCACCCTGGTCGTGCTGGTGCTGGTCGCCCAGTTCGTCCACGGCCTGGCGACCAACCCCTTCTACCAATGGGGCCGCTTCGGCTACTGGTTCCTGCGCCCGACGATCCTCGACGGACTCGTCATCACCCTCGAAGTCGCCGCACTGAGCGCGGTGTTGGGCCTCCTGGGCGGCATCCTGCTCGCCCTGGCCCGGCTCTCGAAGAGCCCCGTGCTGCGCGCGACGAGCTGGACCTACGTGTGGGCGCTGCGCTCGATCCCGCTCATCGTGGTGCTGATCTTCCTCTACAACTTCAGCGCCCTGTACCAGACCCTCAGCATCGGCGTCCCCTTCGGCCCCGCCTTCTTCTCCTTCGACGAGTCGAAGCTGGCCACCGACATGGCCGTCGCCGTCGTCGGCCTCAGCCTCAACGAGGCGGCCTACGCGGCGGAAGTGGTCCGCGGCGGCATCCTCTCCGTCGACCAGGGCCAGCACGAGGCGGCCTCCGCCCTCGGCCTCCCCAAGGGCTACCAGTTCCGCAGAATCGTCTTCCCCCAGGCGCTGCGCTCCATCACCCCGAACTACGTCAACCAGCTGATCGGCCTGATCAAGAGCACCTCACTGGTCTTCTACGTTTCGCTGCTCGACCTGTTCGGCTCCGCGCAGACGATGGGCTCCACCTACCCCGGCGACATCGTGCCGCTGCTCCTCGTGGTCACCGTCTGGTACCTGATCCTGACCAGCGTCGTGTCCGTCATCCAGTTCTACGTCGAGCGGCACTACGCCCGGGGCGCCACCCGCTCCCTGCCGCCGACCCCGATCCAGAAACTCCGCACCGGTGTCACCGACCTGCGGGCCCGCATCCGCAGGGAGGCCGCCGTATGA
- a CDS encoding putative leader peptide: MGLEPVTTRRVDRSPLLTSRRHIDLLRVCSALNPLR; the protein is encoded by the coding sequence ATGGGGCTTGAGCCGGTCACCACTCGTCGCGTGGACCGTTCGCCTCTTCTGACCTCCCGCCGTCACATCGACCTGCTGCGGGTCTGCAGCGCACTGAACCCCCTGCGCTGA
- a CDS encoding alginate lyase family protein, which produces MSRTSPHEHLRRTELSRRGLLKTAGGLTAAVALGGATVATTAHAAPATFTHPGMLHNAGDINRAKVRVAAGTDPWLSGWNRLTANSHSQSTWTNRATATIIRGGTGQNYSLLYNDIAAAYQNALRWKVGGTEANAVCAANILNAWSTTLTSIGGDADRFLAAGLYGWQFANACELMRDYSGFDLAAAQELMANVFYPMNNSFLTNHNDACITNYWANWDLCTVASVLAIGILNEDSAKYDQAVTYFKSGAGNGSIAHAVPYLYTDADGYALGQWQESGRDQGHTVLGMGQMGAVCEMAWNQGDDLYSYDSRRFMKAAQYVAKYNSGGDVPFTTYTWGTGQSCAQSSQTVISSASRGQIRPVWAMLHFHYNRRIGLDDKYISAMYYDLVAPEGGGGDYGSDSGGYDQLGFGTLMYAK; this is translated from the coding sequence ATGAGCCGCACGTCCCCCCACGAGCACCTCCGCAGAACCGAGTTGAGCCGCCGCGGTCTGTTGAAGACCGCCGGCGGGCTCACCGCAGCCGTCGCCCTGGGCGGCGCCACGGTGGCCACGACCGCACACGCGGCACCGGCCACGTTCACCCACCCCGGCATGCTGCACAACGCCGGCGACATCAACCGCGCCAAGGTCAGGGTCGCGGCGGGAACCGACCCCTGGCTGTCCGGCTGGAACAGGCTGACCGCCAACTCCCACTCCCAGTCGACCTGGACGAACCGGGCGACGGCGACGATCATCCGAGGCGGCACGGGACAGAACTACAGCCTCCTCTACAACGACATCGCCGCCGCCTACCAGAACGCCCTGCGCTGGAAGGTCGGCGGCACCGAGGCCAACGCGGTCTGTGCCGCGAACATCCTCAACGCCTGGTCCACGACGCTCACTTCGATCGGCGGCGACGCCGACCGGTTCCTCGCGGCCGGCCTCTACGGCTGGCAGTTCGCCAACGCGTGCGAACTCATGCGGGACTACTCGGGGTTCGACCTCGCCGCCGCGCAGGAGCTGATGGCGAACGTCTTCTACCCGATGAACAACAGCTTCCTGACCAACCACAACGACGCCTGCATCACCAACTACTGGGCCAACTGGGACCTCTGCACCGTGGCGTCCGTGCTGGCCATCGGGATCCTCAACGAGGACTCCGCCAAGTACGACCAGGCCGTCACGTACTTCAAGTCCGGTGCGGGCAACGGGTCGATCGCGCACGCGGTGCCGTATCTGTACACCGACGCGGACGGCTACGCGCTGGGCCAGTGGCAGGAGTCGGGCCGCGACCAGGGTCACACCGTCCTGGGCATGGGCCAGATGGGCGCGGTCTGCGAGATGGCCTGGAACCAGGGCGACGACCTGTACTCGTACGACAGCCGCCGCTTCATGAAGGCCGCCCAGTACGTCGCGAAGTACAACAGCGGCGGCGACGTGCCCTTCACCACCTACACCTGGGGCACCGGGCAGAGCTGCGCCCAGTCGTCCCAGACGGTGATCTCCTCCGCCTCGCGCGGCCAGATCCGCCCGGTGTGGGCGATGCTCCACTTCCACTACAACCGGCGGATCGGCCTCGACGACAAGTACATCTCGGCCATGTACTACGACCTCGTCGCACCCGAGGGCGGGGGAGGTGACTACGGCTCCGACAGCGGCGGCTACGACCAGCTCGGGTTCGGCACGCTGATGTACGCGAAGTAG